The window TGGGGGCGGGACCAGGCGACCCCGGCCTGATCACCGTGCGCGGGCTGGATCGCCTCCAGCAGGCCGATGCCGTGGTCCACGATGAGATGATCGCCCCGGAACTGCTCGCCCGGGCCCGGCCAGACGCCGCGCTTATCCCCGCAGGCAAGCGGCGCGGACATCACTGCATGGAGCAGGACGCCATCAACGCCCTGCTGGCGGCGCTGGCCCGCCCCGGAAAGCGCGTGTGCCGCCTGAAGACGGGCGACCCCTTCGTGTTTGGGCGGGGCGGCGAGGAGGCCCTGTTTCTCGCCGCGGCCGGCATCCCCTTCGAGGTGGTGCCCGGCGTCACCTCCGCCGTCGCCGTGCCCGGAGCCGCGGGCATCCCCGTCACCCACCGGGGGCTTGCCGCCGTCTGCACCGTGGTCACCGGCCACGGCGACCCGGACGGCGAAGGCCGGGTGGACTGGGAGGCCGTGGCGCGGGCGGGCGGCACGGTGGTGGTGCTCATGGGCCTGAAACACCTCGCGAAGATCGCGGAGCGCCTGCGGCGCGGCGGACTGGCCGGGGACACCCCCGCCGCCGTCATCACCCGCGGCACCCTGCCGGAGGAGCGGGTCGTCCTGGGGACCCTGGCGGACATCGCGGCGCGCGCGGAGGGTGCCGGGGCCGCGCCGCCGGGCATCCTGGTCGTCGGCGACGTGGTGACCCTGCGCGGCGGTAAGACACCGGGTTAGCATATCGGCGGGAACAGTCGGCGCCGTCTTGGAGGTGGCACGGGCTTCCAGCCCGTGAGCTGCGGGCGGAAGGCACATGGGCAGGATGCCCATGCCACCTCCAAGACGGCGCCGGTTCCCGTCCTGAAAGGAGATGCCCATGGGATACCTGCCCGTGTTCCTGAATCTCACCGGCCGGGACTGTCTCGTGGTGGGCGGCGGCGCGGTGGCCCTGCGCAAGGTGGAGACCCTGCTGGAGGCCGACGCCCGCATCACCGTGGTCAGTCCCGCGTTCGCCCCCGCCCTCGACGCGCTGGCCGCCACGCATCCGGACCGGCTGCGCGTGGTCCGGCAAGCCTACACCCCCCGCGACCTGTCCCCC is drawn from Candidatus Hydrogenedentota bacterium and contains these coding sequences:
- the cobA gene encoding uroporphyrinogen-III C-methyltransferase, which gives rise to MVSLVGAGPGDPGLITVRGLDRLQQADAVVHDEMIAPELLARARPDAALIPAGKRRGHHCMEQDAINALLAALARPGKRVCRLKTGDPFVFGRGGEEALFLAAAGIPFEVVPGVTSAVAVPGAAGIPVTHRGLAAVCTVVTGHGDPDGEGRVDWEAVARAGGTVVVLMGLKHLAKIAERLRRGGLAGDTPAAVITRGTLPEERVVLGTLADIAARAEGAGAAPPGILVVGDVVTLRGGKTPG